From the genome of Cellvibrio japonicus Ueda107, one region includes:
- a CDS encoding Rieske (2Fe-2S) protein: MSEEFTVLCALADIPAGGCRGFSEQRLFAVRSSAGDRVFIYNNQCPHLGIPLEWVEHQFLDPSGSMIQCANHAALFVIDSGQCVSGPCAGQKLTAIPCRIEGNNILIRRVVSTVNNA; the protein is encoded by the coding sequence ATGAGCGAAGAATTTACCGTCCTCTGCGCCCTGGCCGATATTCCGGCAGGGGGGTGCAGAGGTTTTAGCGAGCAGCGCCTGTTTGCGGTTCGCTCCTCCGCAGGCGATAGGGTATTTATCTACAACAACCAGTGTCCACACCTGGGAATTCCCCTGGAATGGGTCGAACATCAATTTCTTGATCCCAGCGGCAGCATGATCCAATGCGCCAACCATGCGGCACTGTTTGTTATAGATTCCGGCCAGTGTGTTTCCGGACCCTGCGCCGGACAAAAACTGACAGCTATTCCATGTCGGATCGAGGGGAACAACATTCTGATCCGCCGAGTGGTTTCCACAGTCAATAACGCCTGA
- a CDS encoding S1C family serine protease, which translates to MTLWRWLVLTFLTGASALSASVQAFSTDDERNSMEVFETARPSVVFVTNQQLARDPYSFDLITVPRGSGTGFVWDSKGYIVTNFHVVEGARQITITLQDQSNWPAEVVGLAPERDIAVLRIKAPEDRLKPLPLGDSANLRVGRKVLAIGNPFGLDATLTTGVVSALGREITSPNQRKITNVIQTDAAINPGNSGGPLLNSQGELIGVNTMIYSPSGASAGIGFAIPVNTVKEVVPELIKHGRLVRPVLGIAVAPEQWARQIGVEGVPILRVEPNSPAAAAGLEGAKRNAWGQITLGDVIVAIGDTPTTNDDQLLSALEKYKPGDQVNVSVVRSGKLITRSLRLAAPRQHSS; encoded by the coding sequence ATGACGCTCTGGCGCTGGCTAGTATTAACCTTCCTGACTGGCGCCAGTGCCCTGAGCGCCAGTGTTCAGGCCTTCTCTACCGACGACGAACGCAACAGCATGGAGGTGTTCGAAACCGCGCGCCCCAGCGTTGTGTTTGTGACTAACCAACAGTTGGCCCGCGATCCCTATTCCTTCGACCTGATTACGGTGCCACGCGGCTCAGGCACCGGATTTGTCTGGGATAGCAAGGGCTATATAGTGACCAACTTCCACGTTGTCGAAGGCGCGCGCCAGATCACCATTACCCTGCAGGACCAATCCAACTGGCCCGCTGAGGTCGTGGGCCTGGCGCCGGAACGCGATATTGCGGTATTGCGCATCAAAGCCCCGGAAGACAGGCTCAAACCACTCCCGCTGGGGGATTCTGCCAACCTGCGTGTTGGCCGCAAAGTGCTGGCGATTGGCAACCCTTTTGGCCTGGATGCCACCTTGACTACCGGGGTCGTCAGCGCCCTGGGGCGGGAAATTACCTCGCCCAACCAGCGCAAAATTACCAACGTGATCCAAACCGATGCGGCCATCAACCCCGGGAACTCCGGCGGCCCCCTGCTTAATTCGCAAGGGGAACTGATCGGCGTTAACACCATGATCTACAGTCCCAGCGGTGCCAGTGCCGGCATTGGCTTTGCCATCCCGGTCAATACCGTCAAGGAGGTTGTGCCCGAGTTGATCAAACACGGCCGCCTGGTACGCCCGGTGTTGGGTATTGCAGTGGCGCCTGAACAATGGGCGCGTCAGATTGGTGTTGAAGGTGTCCCCATATTGCGTGTGGAGCCCAACTCACCCGCCGCCGCTGCCGGCCTTGAGGGGGCGAAACGCAATGCCTGGGGGCAGATCACCCTGGGGGATGTGATTGTGGCTATCGGCGATACACCAACCACCAATGACGACCAGTTGCTCAGCGCGCTGGAAAAATACAAACCCGGTGACCAGGTCAATGTGAGTGTGGTGCGCAGCGGCAAACTGATCACACGCAGCCTGCGCCTTGCCGCACCGCGCCAGCACAGTTCATGA
- a CDS encoding O-antigen ligase family protein, producing the protein MLANVVSRTRREAFCLKWAALGVYLFLSAFFWASGPAPLRGIFYLFLLLPFLAVLPWRRWRLDEYGGYFTLSALVFAAYSVAASLWGRPEDIGFFLKQWVFLAFWLCGIAWLFYHRPVDLQRLYSVVIAVGVVCALVTVYGFFMGANSDPEGRLSGFGLAENSTVVAQIFGVAALLAYIKSLQADSAKLSWLFLGAALVCAWVILLSGSRGAALALVLVALAALVIIRPRPSIWVPQVILGGLVLGAAILSVGVATLLEVRVTAFSLRDVIWRELLQRVPGHLLFGIGYYEDSRILIADVGVFHHAHNSWLDILYYGGALGLLLALWHGVLLARTFSCDRDLLPLYLWWVYGCLCLLTNGSSLLTRPDAQWLMYWVPAGLLAAVVMSRRRCPHP; encoded by the coding sequence CTGAAGTGGGCGGCGCTGGGGGTGTATTTGTTTCTCTCGGCGTTTTTCTGGGCCTCGGGGCCGGCGCCCTTGCGCGGTATTTTTTACCTGTTCCTGCTCCTGCCTTTCCTGGCGGTATTGCCGTGGCGGCGCTGGCGCCTGGATGAGTACGGTGGTTATTTCACCTTGTCTGCCCTGGTGTTTGCCGCTTACTCAGTTGCTGCATCGCTCTGGGGACGGCCGGAGGATATTGGCTTTTTCCTGAAGCAGTGGGTATTCCTGGCGTTTTGGCTGTGCGGTATTGCCTGGCTGTTTTATCACCGCCCTGTGGATTTACAGCGGCTGTATTCCGTTGTGATAGCGGTGGGGGTGGTTTGCGCGCTGGTTACCGTGTATGGGTTTTTCATGGGGGCCAACAGCGATCCTGAGGGGCGTTTATCCGGCTTCGGGCTCGCGGAGAACTCGACGGTAGTGGCGCAGATTTTCGGTGTGGCTGCGCTCCTGGCCTATATCAAATCCCTGCAGGCAGACAGTGCAAAACTGTCCTGGCTGTTTTTGGGCGCAGCGCTGGTGTGTGCATGGGTTATCCTGCTCTCCGGCAGTCGCGGTGCGGCCCTGGCACTGGTGCTGGTTGCGCTGGCGGCCCTGGTGATTATCCGCCCACGCCCATCCATCTGGGTACCCCAGGTCATCCTCGGCGGACTGGTGTTGGGTGCGGCTATCCTCTCTGTGGGCGTGGCTACGCTGTTGGAGGTGCGTGTAACCGCCTTTTCCCTGCGCGATGTGATTTGGCGCGAGTTGTTGCAGCGTGTCCCTGGGCATCTCCTGTTTGGTATCGGCTATTACGAGGACTCCCGCATCCTGATTGCCGATGTGGGTGTCTTCCATCATGCGCACAATTCCTGGCTGGACATCCTCTACTACGGCGGCGCCCTGGGACTGCTGCTCGCCCTTTGGCATGGTGTATTGCTGGCGCGCACCTTTAGTTGCGACCGCGACCTGCTCCCGCTCTACCTGTGGTGGGTTTATGGCTGCCTGTGTTTGTTGACTAATGGCTCCAGCCTGTTAACCCGTCCGGATGCGCAGTGGCTTATGTATTGGGTTCCCGCCGGATTATTGGCCGCTGTGGTAATGAGTCGTCGTCGATGCCCGCACCCATAA
- the msbA gene encoding lipid A export permease/ATP-binding protein MsbA, giving the protein MASKNTSLRPQAETSAWNIYGRLLRYLKPYVFWFCLSVVGYIVYACANVMYSHVMEKLVAAIESDDAAARWWVPTQIVIATLLRGAGMFVGGYFMAKVAFNVVNDLRVQVFNHMTHLPVSAFDARPSGHMISLITYNINGVTVAATDALKKGIREGATVIGLLAWLFYLDWKLTLMFLSVAPIMGLLVTKVAKRLRRLSSKVQDSVGDITQVSSEMINGYKVMRTFGGEAYEQQRFTQASKKNYAQNMKIVITSAANAPVMHLLIAVSMSLLIYAALSFMQLESTAAFIGYITAVGLIVTPIRQLGEVAPMILKGVAAADSVFTLLDEAPEADTGTRTLGRVKGEVEFRDVSFRYPSQERAALSHFNLRVEPGKVVALVGKSGSGKSTLVNLLPRFYDPRSGDILLDSVSIRELRLANLREQIALVNQQVVLFEGSVADNIAYGRREHVSAEQIKQAADLAFVTEFVQNLPQGFDTLIGEGGARLSGGQRQRIAIARAILKDAPILILDEATSALDNESEHMIQAALESVMKGRTTFVVAHRLSTIERADLIVVMADGEIVEQGTHQALLALNGHYARLHSRQFDDDSER; this is encoded by the coding sequence ATGGCAAGTAAAAACACTTCACTGCGTCCGCAGGCAGAAACGTCCGCCTGGAATATTTACGGCCGCCTGCTGCGCTACCTCAAACCCTACGTATTTTGGTTTTGCCTCAGTGTGGTGGGTTATATCGTTTATGCCTGCGCTAACGTGATGTATTCCCACGTGATGGAAAAGCTGGTGGCAGCCATCGAATCGGATGATGCTGCGGCGCGCTGGTGGGTGCCCACGCAAATTGTGATCGCCACCTTGCTGCGCGGTGCCGGTATGTTTGTGGGTGGCTACTTTATGGCTAAGGTGGCGTTTAATGTGGTCAATGACCTGCGCGTGCAAGTCTTTAACCATATGACCCATTTACCGGTGAGTGCATTCGATGCCCGTCCCAGTGGCCATATGATTTCATTGATTACCTACAACATTAACGGTGTCACCGTTGCCGCGACCGATGCACTCAAAAAAGGTATTCGCGAAGGTGCTACGGTGATTGGTTTGCTGGCCTGGTTGTTTTACCTCGATTGGAAACTCACCCTGATGTTCTTGTCCGTGGCGCCCATCATGGGGTTGCTGGTCACCAAGGTGGCCAAGCGCCTGCGTCGCCTGAGCAGCAAGGTACAGGATTCTGTGGGGGATATTACCCAGGTATCCAGCGAAATGATCAACGGCTACAAAGTCATGCGCACCTTCGGCGGTGAAGCCTATGAACAGCAGCGCTTCACCCAGGCGAGCAAGAAAAATTACGCACAGAATATGAAAATCGTGATCACCAGTGCCGCCAATGCACCGGTCATGCATTTGTTGATTGCCGTGTCGATGAGCCTGCTGATTTATGCAGCCCTGAGCTTTATGCAATTGGAAAGTACGGCGGCATTTATCGGATATATCACTGCGGTTGGTTTGATCGTGACACCTATCCGGCAATTGGGTGAAGTCGCGCCCATGATCCTTAAGGGGGTTGCGGCGGCCGATAGTGTGTTCACCCTTTTGGATGAGGCGCCTGAGGCTGATACAGGAACCCGCACCCTGGGCAGGGTAAAAGGAGAGGTTGAATTCCGCGATGTCAGTTTTCGCTATCCCAGCCAGGAGCGAGCGGCGTTATCGCATTTCAATTTGCGCGTCGAGCCCGGCAAGGTTGTTGCACTGGTGGGCAAGTCGGGTAGTGGGAAATCGACATTGGTGAATTTATTACCGCGTTTTTATGATCCCCGTTCAGGTGACATTTTGCTGGATAGTGTTTCAATTCGCGAATTGCGCCTGGCTAACCTGCGTGAGCAGATTGCACTGGTTAACCAACAGGTCGTACTGTTCGAAGGCAGCGTGGCTGACAATATCGCTTATGGTCGTCGCGAACATGTCAGCGCTGAGCAAATTAAACAGGCTGCCGATTTGGCATTCGTTACAGAATTCGTACAGAATTTACCGCAGGGGTTCGATACGCTCATTGGTGAAGGTGGTGCGCGTTTATCCGGCGGCCAACGCCAGCGGATTGCGATAGCCCGCGCCATTTTGAAAGATGCACCGATTTTAATTCTCGATGAAGCGACCTCTGCGCTGGATAATGAATCCGAGCATATGATCCAGGCGGCACTGGAGTCGGTGATGAAAGGCCGCACCACCTTTGTGGTAGCCCATCGCCTATCCACGATTGAGCGCGCGGATTTGATTGTGGTGATGGCCGACGGGGAAATTGTTGAACAGGGGACGCACCAGGCGTTACTGGCATTGAATGGCCATTACGCCCGGTTGCACTCCCGCCAGTTTGACGACGACAGCGAGCGTTAA
- a CDS encoding methyl-accepting chemotaxis protein: MALNAAIEAARAGEQGRGFAVVADEVRALARRTQLSTENIKQIVDRLVAGSTQSVAAMGHSRVRVEENVAKSASVEQTFDRIAAAIREINQITGQIASATEEQTRTSESITRQTAQLNDFNRETSLIVNQNRERLGHLEAAFGDLQRALTRFREG; this comes from the coding sequence TTGGCGCTCAATGCGGCAATCGAGGCGGCGCGCGCCGGTGAGCAGGGGCGGGGGTTTGCCGTGGTTGCAGATGAAGTGCGCGCTCTTGCCCGTCGCACCCAGCTATCGACAGAGAATATCAAGCAGATAGTTGACCGGCTGGTTGCCGGTTCGACCCAATCTGTAGCCGCCATGGGCCATAGCCGCGTCCGGGTCGAAGAAAACGTAGCCAAGTCGGCCAGTGTTGAACAGACCTTTGATCGTATTGCTGCCGCCATCCGGGAAATTAACCAGATCACCGGGCAGATCGCCTCTGCCACCGAGGAGCAGACCCGAACTTCGGAGTCCATTACCCGCCAGACGGCACAACTTAATGATTTCAACCGCGAAACTAGCCTGATTGTTAACCAGAACCGCGAGCGGCTCGGACATCTTGAAGCAGCGTTTGGCGATCTGCAACGGGCGTTGACGCGTTTCCGCGAGGGCTAG
- a CDS encoding iron-containing alcohol dehydrogenase: MQNFMFSNPTKILFGEGQIQALADLIPTHARVLLTYGGGSIKKNGVYDQVVNALTGKTWFEFSGIEPNPHYETLMKAVDLVKQEKIDFLLPVGGGSVIDGTKLIAAAVNFDGEPWDILAKHAPFHSALPIGCVLTLPATGTESNGNSVVTKAATQEKLSFGSPLVYPQFAILDPTTTYSLPPRQIANGVVDAFVHIMEQYLTYPVDAKVQDRFAEGLLMTLIEEGPRALEEPTNYNIRANVMWAATMALNGLIGVGVPQDWATHMIGHELTAMHGLDHAQTLAVVLPAVMQHQRGPKRDKLLQYGRRVWGLDLSDEDALIDAAIAQTRQFFEAMGTPTRLQGYGVGRESIPKLVDMLVKHQLIALGEHGLITPEASREILELAA, translated from the coding sequence ATGCAAAACTTTATGTTTTCCAACCCGACTAAAATCCTGTTCGGCGAAGGCCAAATCCAGGCCCTGGCCGATCTTATTCCCACCCATGCCAGGGTGCTGCTTACCTACGGCGGCGGCTCCATCAAAAAAAACGGTGTCTATGACCAGGTTGTCAATGCGTTAACAGGCAAAACCTGGTTTGAGTTCAGCGGCATCGAGCCCAATCCACACTATGAAACCCTGATGAAAGCCGTTGACCTGGTCAAACAGGAGAAGATTGATTTCTTGCTCCCTGTCGGTGGCGGCAGTGTCATCGACGGAACAAAATTGATTGCCGCCGCGGTTAATTTTGACGGCGAGCCCTGGGATATCCTGGCGAAACATGCCCCCTTCCATAGCGCCTTACCGATAGGCTGTGTATTGACGCTGCCGGCGACCGGCACCGAAAGCAACGGCAATTCGGTTGTCACCAAAGCGGCTACCCAGGAAAAGCTTTCCTTTGGCAGTCCACTGGTTTATCCGCAGTTCGCCATCCTTGACCCCACCACCACCTACAGTTTGCCACCGCGCCAGATTGCCAACGGCGTGGTCGATGCCTTTGTCCATATCATGGAGCAGTACCTGACCTATCCCGTGGACGCCAAGGTTCAGGATCGCTTCGCCGAAGGGCTGCTAATGACCCTGATTGAGGAAGGCCCGCGCGCACTCGAGGAGCCGACCAATTACAACATCCGCGCCAACGTGATGTGGGCAGCCACCATGGCATTAAATGGTTTGATTGGCGTCGGTGTTCCGCAAGACTGGGCGACCCATATGATCGGCCATGAGCTGACTGCCATGCACGGACTGGATCACGCCCAAACCCTGGCCGTAGTGCTACCGGCGGTGATGCAGCACCAGCGTGGACCAAAACGGGATAAGTTGCTGCAATACGGACGCCGTGTCTGGGGACTCGACTTGAGCGATGAGGATGCCCTGATTGATGCCGCGATTGCGCAGACACGCCAGTTCTTCGAAGCCATGGGAACACCGACCAGGCTGCAGGGTTATGGCGTTGGCCGGGAGTCCATTCCAAAACTGGTGGATATGTTGGTCAAACATCAATTGATCGCCTTGGGCGAGCATGGGTTGATTACGCCCGAGGCATCGCGGGAGATTCTGGAATTGGCGGCCTGA
- the hldE gene encoding bifunctional D-glycero-beta-D-manno-heptose-7-phosphate kinase/D-glycero-beta-D-manno-heptose 1-phosphate adenylyltransferase HldE: protein MQLSMPYFEQAKVLVVGDVMLDRYWHGASSRISPEAPVPVVNISQTEDRPGGAANVALNLAALGCQVTLLGVIGLDEAGMVLEQRLQSTAIVTDFHRSLSKPTITKLRVISRHQQLLRMDFEDRYTWEDSCALAARVESHLDGVDVLILSDYAKGSLQDCQALIQKARSHNIPVLVDPKSSNYQRYQQATLLTPNLHEFEQVVGNCRSERELLDKAREMIDSLQLNALLITRGEQGMTLIRPGHSELHLPARAREVFDVTGAGDTVIAALSGALAAGETLPESVAIANLAAGIVVGKLGTATVSAPELRWAIYAEQGFECGVVTEEQLLLALADVRANGEKIVFTNGCFDIIHAGHVGYLEEARKLGHRLVVAVNSDASVKRLKGDGRPINTLDRRMAVLAGLEAVDWVIGFDEDTPERLIDTLKPDILVKGGDYREDQVVGAPIVKTYGGQVKVLSFFDNCSTTSIVNKIRKNALFN from the coding sequence ATGCAATTGAGTATGCCTTATTTCGAACAGGCCAAAGTGTTGGTCGTCGGCGATGTGATGCTGGATCGTTACTGGCATGGCGCCAGCTCGCGCATATCGCCGGAGGCTCCGGTGCCTGTTGTCAATATATCCCAGACAGAAGATCGCCCTGGCGGAGCGGCCAACGTGGCACTCAACCTGGCGGCATTGGGATGCCAGGTTACCCTGCTGGGGGTCATTGGCTTGGACGAAGCCGGTATGGTGCTTGAGCAGCGACTCCAGTCGACCGCTATTGTCACTGATTTCCATCGTTCGCTGTCCAAACCCACCATTACCAAATTGCGTGTCATTAGCCGCCACCAGCAGTTGCTGCGTATGGATTTTGAGGATCGTTATACCTGGGAGGATTCCTGTGCCCTGGCGGCCAGGGTGGAGTCCCATCTCGATGGTGTGGATGTCCTGATCCTGTCTGATTACGCCAAGGGCAGCCTGCAGGACTGCCAGGCATTAATCCAAAAAGCCCGCAGCCATAATATCCCGGTACTGGTCGATCCCAAATCCAGCAATTACCAGCGCTACCAACAAGCCACTTTGCTCACGCCCAATTTGCACGAATTTGAGCAAGTCGTAGGTAACTGTCGCTCTGAGCGCGAATTGCTCGACAAAGCCAGGGAGATGATTGACAGTTTGCAGTTGAACGCTCTGCTGATCACCCGGGGCGAGCAGGGCATGACGTTGATTCGCCCCGGACACAGCGAATTGCATTTACCGGCACGGGCTCGTGAAGTCTTTGACGTAACGGGAGCTGGCGATACGGTGATTGCAGCCCTGTCCGGCGCCCTGGCTGCCGGTGAGACTTTGCCCGAATCTGTAGCCATCGCTAATCTGGCGGCGGGTATTGTGGTGGGTAAATTGGGCACGGCGACAGTGAGTGCACCTGAGCTGCGTTGGGCGATCTATGCCGAGCAGGGCTTTGAATGCGGTGTGGTCACAGAGGAGCAGTTGCTCCTGGCGCTGGCCGATGTACGCGCCAATGGCGAGAAAATTGTGTTCACCAATGGTTGTTTCGACATTATCCATGCCGGCCATGTCGGCTATCTGGAAGAAGCGCGCAAACTGGGCCATCGCCTGGTTGTCGCTGTTAATAGCGATGCGTCAGTAAAACGCCTCAAGGGGGACGGTCGCCCGATTAATACCCTGGATCGTCGTATGGCTGTGTTGGCGGGATTGGAGGCAGTGGATTGGGTTATCGGGTTTGATGAAGATACCCCCGAGCGTCTGATCGATACCCTGAAGCCGGATATTTTGGTCAAGGGGGGCGACTATCGTGAGGATCAGGTTGTCGGTGCCCCGATCGTCAAGACTTACGGTGGCCAGGTGAAGGTATTGAGCTTTTTCGATAATTGCTCAACCACATCGATTGTTAACAAAATCCGCAAAAACGCCCTGTTTAATTGA
- a CDS encoding glycosyltransferase family 4 protein, producing MPAPIKIMILQTRHIESISYLTAGLVSAFPAGQYQVTLVYLEDGAATPEDRLAHQCVFLGLDKTDYKGLRLKAMGKLRPFLQQHHFDVIIANMYKPIHLLMQLRRFVSAPVCIGIIHAFGEFDRLGRRLMMRWWLDKRWHLVGVSEPVRQYLINAGAGVHPGNSAAINNAVDVAAIQHAVLGRVEARERLGLPVDGRVFGTIGRCVKGKRHLELIQAFERFSSARNNVFLAIIGAGELLPSLEQYVRERDLGNKVFLCGYIPRAAGLVRALDVFVFPSESEGFGLALLEAMAAGVPAIVNRVEPLASIVAECGYSVDCANTDTLVQAMDDCYRQSPGELSALGEAHYERVRTHYDIAGFRQAYRALVERLLRGV from the coding sequence ATGCCCGCACCCATAAAAATCATGATCCTGCAAACCCGGCATATCGAGAGTATTTCCTACCTCACTGCCGGGCTGGTCAGCGCCTTTCCTGCCGGGCAGTACCAGGTCACCCTGGTCTACCTGGAAGACGGCGCAGCGACGCCTGAAGATCGCCTGGCGCACCAGTGTGTATTCCTCGGGTTGGATAAAACCGACTACAAAGGCCTGCGCCTGAAGGCCATGGGCAAACTGCGGCCTTTCCTGCAACAGCACCACTTTGATGTGATCATTGCCAACATGTACAAACCGATCCATTTGCTTATGCAATTGCGCCGGTTTGTCTCTGCGCCGGTGTGTATTGGCATCATCCATGCCTTTGGGGAATTCGATCGCCTGGGGCGTCGCCTGATGATGCGCTGGTGGCTGGATAAACGCTGGCACCTGGTCGGTGTCTCCGAACCGGTACGCCAGTATCTGATCAACGCTGGCGCAGGAGTGCATCCCGGCAATAGCGCGGCGATCAACAATGCGGTGGATGTAGCTGCCATCCAGCATGCTGTCCTGGGGCGTGTCGAGGCGCGCGAGCGGCTTGGGTTACCTGTGGACGGGCGGGTGTTCGGTACCATTGGTCGCTGTGTCAAAGGCAAGCGGCACCTGGAATTAATACAGGCGTTTGAGCGCTTCAGCAGCGCGCGGAATAATGTGTTTTTAGCCATCATCGGCGCCGGCGAACTCTTGCCATCGCTAGAGCAGTATGTGCGCGAGCGCGACTTGGGTAACAAGGTGTTCCTGTGCGGTTATATCCCCCGGGCAGCAGGGCTGGTGCGTGCACTGGATGTCTTTGTGTTTCCCTCGGAGTCCGAAGGATTTGGCCTGGCACTGCTGGAAGCGATGGCCGCCGGTGTACCTGCCATCGTTAACCGGGTTGAACCCCTGGCCAGCATAGTGGCGGAGTGCGGCTATAGTGTGGACTGCGCCAATACCGACACGCTGGTACAGGCCATGGATGACTGTTATCGACAGTCGCCGGGCGAACTCAGCGCCTTGGGCGAGGCCCATTATGAGCGCGTGCGTACACACTATGACATTGCCGGATTCCGCCAGGCGTATCGGGCCTTGGTAGAACGCCTGCTGCGAGGTGTATAA